The following proteins come from a genomic window of Nostoc sp. TCL26-01:
- a CDS encoding MgtC/SapB family protein, translated as MSNTYYIAPNDFLNILLRLCLALLIGAIIGIERQLQRKPAGLRTHMLVSFGSAIFTVIPLQITNPQSDPEVISRVIQGIAAGVGFLGAGEIVRESSQVSKRPEIHGLTSAAAIWVSAGLGIAAGCGLWQLSLTGSILTFAILNFFKRLE; from the coding sequence TTGTCAAACACTTATTATATTGCTCCCAATGATTTTTTGAACATTCTGTTACGGCTTTGTCTGGCTTTGCTAATTGGAGCAATCATCGGCATAGAACGCCAACTACAGCGTAAACCAGCAGGCTTAAGAACTCATATGCTGGTCAGTTTCGGTTCAGCCATATTTACTGTTATACCTCTGCAAATAACCAATCCACAATCAGATCCGGAAGTGATTAGCCGAGTAATTCAAGGAATTGCTGCAGGTGTAGGGTTTCTGGGTGCTGGCGAAATTGTCCGCGAATCTTCTCAAGTATCAAAACGCCCAGAAATTCATGGACTGACTTCAGCCGCAGCCATTTGGGTTTCGGCTGGTTTAGGAATTGCGGCTGGCTGTGGTTTATGGCAATTGAGCTTAACTGGCTCCATCCTGACCTTTGCCATTCTCAACTTTTTCAAAAGATTAGAATAA
- the recF gene encoding DNA replication/repair protein RecF translates to MYLKTLHLRHFRNYQEQKVEFTAAKTILVGNNAQGKSNLLEAVELLATLRSHRMARDRDLVQDEAPIAQINATLERQTGLSELSLTLRRNGRRTVALNGESLRRQMDFLGVLNAVQFSSLDLELVRGSPEVRRNWLDTLLIQLEPVYAHILQQYNQVLRQRNAYLKQTQNPPLPTHPSALTPQHSPLSTQHSPLALWDAQLVTTGTRVIRRRDRALKRLAPLAAAWHASISGSTEILQINYAPNIPLTQNHADDVQAAFFHKIQQRAVPELYRGTTLVGPHRDEVELTINQTPARQYGSQGQQRTLVLALKLAELQLIEEVVQESPLLLLDDVLAELDPSRQNQLLDAIQDRFQTLITTTHLSSFDSQWLNSSQILFVQAGEISNSQYPTGSY, encoded by the coding sequence ATGTACCTGAAAACTCTCCACCTCCGGCATTTTCGCAACTACCAAGAGCAAAAAGTTGAGTTTACAGCTGCCAAAACAATTTTGGTGGGGAATAATGCTCAAGGTAAGTCTAATTTGTTGGAGGCTGTAGAGTTACTCGCAACATTGCGATCGCACCGCATGGCACGCGATCGTGATTTAGTCCAAGATGAAGCACCCATAGCCCAGATTAACGCCACCCTAGAGCGACAAACCGGTCTGAGTGAACTTAGCTTAACTCTCAGGCGCAATGGCCGCCGCACAGTGGCGCTGAATGGCGAATCCCTGCGCCGACAAATGGATTTTCTCGGTGTGCTAAATGCCGTTCAATTCTCCAGTTTAGATTTAGAACTGGTGCGTGGTAGTCCAGAAGTCCGCCGCAACTGGCTAGATACCCTCTTAATTCAACTTGAGCCAGTTTATGCTCATATTTTGCAACAGTACAACCAAGTATTACGCCAACGCAACGCCTACTTAAAACAAACTCAAAACCCCCCACTCCCCACTCACCCCTCAGCACTCACCCCTCAGCACTCACCCCTCAGCACTCAACACTCACCCCTCGCCCTTTGGGATGCTCAACTAGTAACCACAGGTACAAGAGTCATCAGAAGACGCGATCGCGCTCTCAAAAGACTTGCCCCTTTAGCAGCTGCTTGGCACGCCAGCATCAGTGGTAGTACGGAGATTCTCCAAATCAATTATGCCCCCAATATACCATTAACTCAAAATCATGCCGATGATGTACAGGCAGCCTTTTTCCACAAAATACAGCAACGTGCCGTTCCTGAACTGTACCGTGGTACTACTCTGGTAGGGCCACATCGGGACGAAGTAGAATTAACTATCAATCAAACACCAGCCCGTCAATACGGTTCTCAGGGTCAGCAACGTACACTCGTGCTAGCACTTAAACTAGCAGAGTTACAGTTAATTGAAGAAGTTGTTCAGGAGTCGCCTCTGCTTTTACTCGATGATGTTTTGGCTGAATTAGATCCATCCCGCCAAAATCAACTACTTGATGCTATCCAAGACCGATTTCAAACTTTAATTACTACCACTCATCTCAGTTCTTTTGATTCCCAGTGGTTAAATTCTTCGCAAATTCTCTTTGTTCAGGCAGGAGAAATTAGCAATTCCCAATATCCTACAGGAAGCTACTAA
- a CDS encoding cation-translocating P-type ATPase, with amino-acid sequence MSANSLPENAAIWHSLEVDKALGLLNSNADSGLTTEEVEQRLQKYGPNELEENGGRSAWEILLDQFKNIMLLMLIAVAFISGFLDFVAWQAGQLKPGEIPFKDTIAILAIVILNGILGYVQESRAEQALAALKKLASPLVRVLRDNKLVDVAAKDIVPGDVMLLEAGVQISADGRLIEQSNLQIRESALTGEAEAVNKQAILQLPEDTSLGDRLNLVFQGTEVVQGRGKVLVTNTGMTTELGKIAAMLQAVESEPTPLQQRMTQLGNVLVTGSLILVAIVVIGGVIQARGFSNIQDLLEVSLSMAVAVVPEGLPAVITVTLALGTQRMVRRNALIRKLPAVETLGSVTTICSDKTGTLTQNKMVVQSVYTNYQTFRVTGEGYAPVGEFQLDSQNISVEDYPEISALLVACAVCNDSVLQKEKGEWMILGDPTEGALVTLAGKAGIEKDQWSYKLPRVSEFPFSSERKRMSVISQVEEVATGEPSMTAVDPAIANFINGEPYVMFTKGSPELILARCTAVQLGSHSDSINDEQRQQILAANDQMASKGLRVLGFAYKPLREVPPEGSDETSEQELVWLGLVGMLDAPRPEVRAAVQECREAGIRPVMITGDHQLTARAIATDLGIAQEGDRVLTGQELQRMSDQELEQQVDLVSIYARVAPEHKLRIVQALQRRGRFVAMTGDGVNDAPALKQADIGIAMGITGTDVSKEASDMVLLDDNFATIVTATKEGRVVYTNIRRFIKYILGSNIGEVLTIAAAPLLGLGGVPLTPLQILWMNLVTDGLPALALAVEPPEPDVMKRPPFSPRESIFARGLGSYMIRIGIVFAIITIILMEWAYHHSHAVTGAGLSPDRWKTMVFTSLCIAQMGHAIAIRSNNQLTIEMNPVSNPYVLGAVVVTTILQLMLVYVPPLRDFFGTHWITPEELAICIGFSALMFVWVELEKLFFRFMGKRTV; translated from the coding sequence ATGTCTGCTAACTCTCTACCTGAAAATGCCGCAATTTGGCATAGTTTGGAAGTTGATAAAGCACTAGGACTGCTCAATAGCAATGCAGACAGTGGCTTAACAACCGAAGAAGTCGAACAACGGTTGCAAAAATACGGTCCCAACGAACTAGAGGAAAATGGCGGCCGTAGTGCTTGGGAGATTTTGCTCGATCAGTTCAAGAACATTATGTTATTGATGCTGATTGCGGTGGCTTTTATTTCTGGATTTTTAGATTTTGTAGCTTGGCAAGCAGGCCAACTCAAGCCTGGAGAAATACCTTTTAAAGATACGATCGCTATCTTAGCAATTGTCATCCTCAATGGTATCCTGGGCTATGTCCAAGAAAGTCGCGCCGAACAAGCCCTAGCCGCCCTGAAAAAACTGGCTTCTCCCTTAGTGCGTGTGCTGCGGGATAACAAACTGGTAGATGTGGCAGCAAAAGACATAGTTCCAGGGGATGTCATGCTACTAGAGGCTGGGGTGCAGATATCTGCCGATGGGCGCTTGATTGAACAGTCGAATTTGCAAATCCGCGAGTCAGCCCTCACAGGTGAAGCGGAAGCAGTTAATAAACAAGCAATCTTACAACTACCGGAAGATACATCTTTAGGCGATCGCTTAAATTTAGTTTTTCAAGGTACAGAAGTCGTCCAAGGACGGGGCAAGGTGCTAGTCACAAATACTGGCATGACGACGGAATTGGGGAAAATTGCTGCCATGTTGCAAGCGGTGGAAAGTGAACCCACACCCTTGCAGCAGAGGATGACGCAACTGGGTAATGTCCTCGTCACGGGTTCTCTGATTTTAGTCGCGATCGTTGTCATTGGCGGCGTGATTCAGGCTAGGGGTTTCAGCAACATCCAAGACTTGTTAGAAGTTTCCTTAAGTATGGCTGTGGCTGTAGTACCGGAAGGTTTACCCGCCGTGATCACTGTCACCTTGGCCTTGGGAACTCAGCGCATGGTGCGGCGTAACGCCTTGATTCGCAAACTGCCAGCCGTGGAAACCTTGGGTTCTGTCACCACCATCTGTTCTGACAAAACCGGTACATTGACCCAGAATAAAATGGTCGTGCAATCGGTTTACACGAACTATCAAACTTTCCGCGTCACCGGGGAAGGATACGCCCCTGTAGGTGAGTTTCAGTTAGATAGTCAAAATATCTCTGTAGAAGATTATCCCGAAATCTCCGCTTTACTAGTCGCCTGTGCCGTATGTAACGACTCAGTACTGCAAAAAGAAAAGGGTGAATGGATGATTTTAGGCGACCCCACCGAGGGGGCATTAGTCACCCTGGCAGGGAAAGCGGGTATTGAAAAAGACCAGTGGAGCTACAAGTTACCCCGTGTCAGCGAGTTTCCTTTCTCCTCCGAACGCAAACGCATGAGCGTCATTTCTCAAGTGGAGGAAGTAGCTACAGGTGAACCCTCAATGACAGCTGTTGATCCAGCGATCGCTAACTTCATCAATGGCGAACCTTACGTTATGTTTACTAAAGGTTCCCCAGAGTTAATTTTGGCACGTTGTACAGCTGTGCAATTAGGTTCACACTCAGATTCTATTAACGATGAGCAACGCCAGCAAATTTTGGCAGCCAATGACCAAATGGCAAGTAAAGGTTTACGAGTACTGGGTTTTGCTTATAAACCTTTAAGAGAAGTCCCCCCAGAAGGCTCGGATGAGACATCAGAACAAGAATTAGTTTGGTTGGGCTTGGTGGGAATGCTGGATGCACCACGTCCCGAAGTCCGGGCAGCCGTGCAAGAGTGTCGGGAAGCAGGTATTCGTCCCGTGATGATTACTGGTGATCATCAGCTGACTGCTAGAGCGATCGCCACTGACTTAGGTATTGCTCAGGAAGGTGATAGAGTTCTCACAGGTCAAGAACTGCAACGCATGAGTGACCAAGAACTAGAACAACAAGTAGACCTGGTAAGCATTTATGCACGAGTAGCCCCCGAACACAAACTCCGCATTGTCCAAGCCCTACAACGTCGGGGTAGATTTGTCGCCATGACAGGGGATGGTGTCAACGATGCCCCAGCCCTGAAACAAGCTGATATTGGCATTGCTATGGGTATTACTGGCACAGATGTCAGTAAGGAAGCCAGTGATATGGTGTTACTAGATGACAACTTTGCTACCATTGTTACTGCCACTAAAGAAGGTCGGGTAGTATATACCAATATTCGCCGCTTTATTAAATACATCCTGGGGAGTAACATCGGTGAAGTACTGACAATTGCTGCCGCACCACTATTAGGATTAGGCGGTGTTCCCCTCACCCCCTTACAAATTCTCTGGATGAACTTAGTCACCGATGGTTTACCAGCCCTCGCCTTAGCTGTGGAACCCCCAGAACCAGACGTAATGAAGCGTCCACCCTTCAGCCCTCGTGAAAGCATTTTTGCCAGGGGTTTGGGTTCCTACATGATTCGCATCGGCATTGTCTTTGCCATCATCACCATTATCCTCATGGAATGGGCATACCATCATTCCCATGCGGTGACAGGTGCAGGACTCTCCCCCGACCGATGGAAAACAATGGTATTCACATCTCTATGTATTGCTCAGATGGGTCATGCGATCGCTATTCGTTCCAATAACCAACTTACCATTGAGATGAATCCTGTTTCTAATCCCTATGTACTAGGAGCAGTGGTTGTGACAACGATTTTACAACTCATGCTCGTCTACGTCCCACCCCTGCGCGATTTCTTCGGTACTCACTGGATTACTCCCGAAGAATTGGCAATTTGTATCGGCTTTAGCGCCTTAATGTTTGTCTGGGTGGAATTAGAAAAACTCTTCTTCCGTTTTATGGGTAAAAGGACTGTCTAG
- a CDS encoding transglutaminase domain-containing protein, which yields MLNISFAPTSLTASQMSGPKTIRPLTAATLCGIAFIQDRLIAIDSLKGHLLEIDPETDNSKILNPHQVREFTEVTGLAVWEDTLWVTRGNSVYLSKLSSLGLEHFVTLPYSADGVAVWESTVYVSCQRLGYIVIFDRDTRKEITRFYAPGVGVENLAVNRDTLWVCDRTEQTVYSMDRATGEVRFSLLTPFEAPTGIAVHLDNQTGKESLFVAYASEEPYIRDNPNADPNHELTYRDRTFIHPLYYHHEPDQHYALSNGYLIEMSYAEEISPLEEVYLPEVEWRIALPSETERQKIKQIAPIGIPFTEEVIDGQRVAVFRFDSLTPGERHIFGWKALLEVRGIKYRITPKDVENIPELSPEFQTRYLVDDDDLAMDTPIVRRAADEAIGSETNVLRKMYSIRNYVYDELSYGIKPYIDTPDIVLERGVGSCGEYVGVLLALCRLNGIPCRTVGRYKCPAHGEQQGVPLQPDFNHVWLEFYIPGFGWLPMESNPDDLGNYGPYPTRFFMGLCWYHIEIGKGIPFETLSSQGVRLTKDDIPIGDLAINHIRFTILQELSDF from the coding sequence ATGCTTAATATAAGTTTTGCACCCACAAGTTTGACCGCTAGCCAAATGTCAGGGCCAAAAACAATTCGACCGTTGACTGCTGCTACTTTATGCGGCATTGCTTTCATCCAAGATAGACTCATCGCCATTGACTCTCTAAAGGGACATTTACTAGAAATTGACCCGGAAACTGATAATAGCAAGATTCTCAATCCCCACCAAGTTCGAGAATTTACCGAAGTCACTGGTTTAGCAGTTTGGGAAGATACACTCTGGGTAACTCGCGGTAACAGTGTTTATTTATCCAAGCTGTCATCTTTAGGTTTGGAACATTTTGTGACGTTACCTTATAGTGCCGACGGAGTAGCCGTTTGGGAATCAACAGTTTATGTCAGTTGCCAAAGGCTAGGCTACATTGTGATTTTTGACCGGGATACCCGGAAAGAAATTACCAGATTTTATGCCCCTGGTGTTGGGGTAGAAAATTTGGCTGTGAATCGGGATACCCTTTGGGTTTGCGATCGCACTGAACAAACAGTCTACTCTATGGATAGGGCCACTGGGGAAGTCAGATTTAGTCTGTTGACCCCATTTGAAGCGCCTACAGGCATAGCAGTACATTTAGATAATCAGACCGGTAAAGAAAGTCTTTTTGTCGCTTATGCCTCAGAGGAACCCTATATTCGGGATAATCCCAACGCTGACCCCAATCATGAATTAACATACCGCGATCGCACTTTTATTCATCCCCTGTATTATCATCACGAGCCAGATCAACACTATGCTCTCTCCAATGGCTACCTGATAGAAATGTCCTATGCTGAGGAAATTTCACCTTTAGAGGAGGTATATTTACCAGAGGTAGAATGGCGTATTGCTTTGCCTTCAGAAACTGAACGGCAAAAAATCAAACAAATTGCACCCATTGGTATACCTTTTACTGAAGAAGTAATTGATGGGCAACGTGTCGCTGTATTTAGATTTGACTCTCTCACCCCTGGCGAACGTCACATCTTTGGCTGGAAGGCATTGTTGGAAGTCCGAGGCATTAAGTATCGCATCACACCCAAAGATGTCGAAAATATTCCCGAATTATCCCCAGAATTTCAAACCCGTTATTTGGTGGATGACGATGATTTAGCAATGGATACCCCCATCGTTCGCCGTGCAGCTGATGAAGCTATTGGTTCAGAAACTAATGTGTTGCGGAAAATGTACAGTATCCGCAATTATGTTTACGATGAATTATCTTATGGTATCAAGCCGTACATTGATACACCAGATATAGTTTTAGAACGGGGTGTGGGTTCTTGTGGTGAGTATGTGGGTGTGTTGCTAGCTTTATGCCGTTTAAATGGCATCCCTTGCCGGACTGTTGGTAGATACAAATGCCCTGCCCACGGCGAACAGCAAGGTGTTCCCCTGCAACCAGATTTTAATCACGTATGGTTAGAATTTTACATACCAGGTTTTGGTTGGTTGCCAATGGAATCTAACCCCGATGATTTAGGCAATTATGGCCCTTACCCCACGCGCTTTTTTATGGGTTTATGCTGGTATCACATTGAAATTGGCAAGGGTATTCCTTTTGAGACTTTGAGTAGTCAAGGTGTCAGATTAACTAAAGACGATATCCCCATAGGTGATTTGGCTATTAACCATATTCGGTTTACGATTTTGCAAGAGTTATCTG